The following coding sequences are from one Macaca mulatta isolate MMU2019108-1 chromosome 7, T2T-MMU8v2.0, whole genome shotgun sequence window:
- the BNC1 gene encoding zinc finger protein basonuclin-1 isoform X2 produces MRCRNMFFSFKASLCGCRAATAPSLTAISCTLNCSCQSFKPGKINHRQCDQCKHGWVAHALSKLRIPSMYPTSQVEIVQSNVVFDISSLMLYGTQAIPVRLKILLDRLFSVLKQDEVLQILHALDWTLQDYIRGYVLQDASGKVLDHWSIMTSEEEVATLQQFLRFGETKSIVELMAIQEKEEQSIIIPPSTANVDIRAFIESCSHRNSSLPTPVDKGNPSSIHPFENLISNMTFMLPFQFFNPLPPALIGSLPEQYMLEQGHDQSQDPRQEVHGPFPNSSFLTSSSTPFQVEKDQCLNCPDAITKKEDSTHLSDSRSYNIVTKFERTQLSPEAKVKPERNSLGTKKGRVFCTACEKTFYDKGTLKIHYNAVHLKIKHKCTIEGCNMVFSSLRSRNRHSANPNPRLHMPMNRNNRDKDLRNSLNLASSENYKCPGFTVTSPDCRPPPSYPGSGEDSKGQPAYPNIGQNGVLFPNLKTVQPVLPFYRSPATPAEVANTPGILPSLPLLSSSIPEQLVSNEMPFDALPKKKSRKSSMPIKIEKEAVEIANEKRHNLSSDEDMPLQVVSEDEREACSPQSHRVSEEQHVQSGSLGKPLPEGERPCHRESVIESSGAISRTPEQATHNSERETEQTPALIMVPREVEDGGHEHYFTPGMEPQVPFPDYMELQQRLLTGGLFSALSNRGMAFPCLEDSKELEHMGQHALARQIEENRFQCDICKKTFKNACSVKMHHKNMHVKEMHTCTVEGCNATFPSRRSRDRHSSNLNLHQKALSQETLESSEDHFRTAYLLKDVAKEAYQDVAFTQQASQTSVIFKGASRMGSLVYPITQVHSANLESYNSGPLSEGTILDLSTTSSMKSESSSHSSWDSDGVSEEGTMLMEDSDGNCEGSSLVPGEDEYPICVLMEKADQSLASLPSGLPITCHLCQKTYSNKGTFRAHYKTVHLRQLHKCKVPGCNTMFSSVRSRNRHSQNPNLHKSLASSPSHLQ; encoded by the exons GCTATCAGCTGTACTCTGAACTGTAGTTGCCAAAGTTTCAAACCCGGGAAAATAAACCACCGTCAGTGTGACCAATGCAAGCATGGATGGGTGGCCCACG CTCTAAGTAAGCTCAGGATCCCCTCCATGTATCCAACAAGCCAGGTGGAGATTGTCCAGTCCAATGTGGTGTTTGATATTAGCAGCCTCATGCTCTATGGGACTCAGGCCATCCCCGTTCGCCTAAAAATCCTACTGGACCGGCTCTTCAGTGTGTTGAAGCAAGATGAGGTTCTCCAGATCCTCCATGCCTTGGACTGGACACTTCAGGATTACATCCGTGGATACGTGCTGCAG GATGCATCAGGAAAGGTGTTGGATCACTGGAGCATCATGACCAGTGAGGAAGAAGTGGCCACCTTGCAGCAGTTCCTTCGTTTTGGAGAGACTAAATCTATAGTTGAACTCATGGCAATtcaagagaaagaagagcaatCCATTATCATACCACCTTCCACAGCAAACGTAGATATCAGGGCTTTCATTGAGAGCTGCAGCCACAGGAATTCTAGCCTCCCCACTCCTGTGGACAAAGGAAACCCCAGCAGTATACACCCCTTTGAGAACCTCATAAGCAACATGACTTTCATGCTGCCTTTCCAGTTCTTcaaccctctgcctcctgcactGATAGGGTCACTGCCCGAACAATATATGTTGGAGCAGGGTCATGACCAAAGTCAGGACCCCAGACAGGAAGTCCATGGGCCCTTCCCTAACAGCAGCTTCTTAACTTCCAGTTCCACACCATTTCAGGTTGAAAAAGATCAGTGTTTAAACTGTCCAGATGCTATTACTAAAAAAGAAGACAGCACCCATTTAAGTGACTCCAGATCATATAACATTGTCACTAAGTTTGAAAGGACACAGTTATCCCCTGAGGCCAAAGTGAAGCCTGAGAGGAATAGCCTTGGTACAAAGAAGGGCCGAGTGTTCTGCACCGCATGTGAGAAGACGTTCTATGACAAAGGCACCCTCAAAATCCACTACAATGCCGTCCACCTGAAGATCAAGCATAAGTGCACCATCGAAGGGTGTAACATGGTGTTCAGCTCCCTAAGGAGCCGGAATCGCCATAGCGCCAACCCTAACCCTCGGCTGCACATGCCAATGAACAGAAATAACCGGGACAAAGACCTCAGGAACAGCCTGAACCTGGCCAGCTCTGAGAACTACAAGTGCCCAGGTTTCACAGTGACGTCCCCAGACTGTAGGCCTCCTCCCAGCTACCCTGGTTCAGGAGAGGATTCCAAAGGCCAGCCAGCCTACCCAAACATTGGGCAAAATGGTGTGCTTTTTCCCAACCTAAAGACAGTCCAGCCAGTCCTTCCTTTCTACCGCAGTCCAGCCACACCTGCCGAGGTAGCAAACACGCCTGGGATACTGCCTTCCCTCCCGCTGTTGTCCTCTTCAATCCCAGAACAGCTCGTTTCAAATGAAATGCCATTTGATGCCCTTCCCAAGAAGAAATCCAGGAAGTCCAGTATGCCTatcaaaatagagaaagaagctgtggAAATAGCTAATGAGAAAAGACATAACCTCAGCTCAGATGAAGACATGCCCCTACAGGTGGTCAGTGAAGATGAGCGGGAGGCCTGCAGTCCTCAGTCACACAGAGTATCTGAGGAGCAGCACGTACAGTCAGGAAGCTTAGGGAAGCCTCTCCCTGAAGGAGAGAGGCCCTGCCATCGTGAATCAGTGATTGAGTCCAGTGGAGCCATCAGCCGAACCCCTGAGCAGGCCACACACAATTCAGAGAGGGAGACTGAGCAGACACCAGCGTTGATCATGGTGCCAAGGGAGGTCGAGGATGGTGGCCATGAACACTACTTCACACCTGGGATGGAGCCCCAAGTTCCTTTTCCTGACTACATGGAACTGCAGCAGCGCCTGCTGACTGGGGGACTCTTCAGTGCTTTGTCCAACAGGGGAATGGCTTTTCCTTGTCTTGAAGATTCTAAAGAACTGGAGCACATGGGTCAACATGCATTAGCAAGGCAGATAGAAGAAAATCGCTTCCAGTGTGACATCTGCAAGAAGACCTTTAAAAATGCTTGCAGTGTGAAAATGCATCATAAGAATATGCATGTCAAAGAAATGCACACATGCACAGTGGAAGGCTGTAATGCTACCTTTCCCTCCCGCAGGAGCAGAGACAG GCACAGCTCAAACCTAAACCTCCACCAAAAAGCATTGAGCCAAGAAACATTGGAGAGCAGTGAAGATCATTTCCGTACAGCTTACCTTCTGAAAGATGTGGCTAAGGAAGCCTATCAGGATGTGGCTTTTACACAGCAAGCCTCCCAGACATCTGTCATCTTCAAAGGAGCAAGTCGAATGGGCAGTCTGGTTTACCCAATAACCCAAGTCCACAGTGCCAACCTGGAGAGCTACAACTCTGGCCCCTTGAGCGAGGGCACCATCCTGGATTTGAGCACTACGTCAAGCATGAAGTCAGAGAGTAGCAGCCATTCTTCCTGGGACTCTGACGGGGTGAGTGAGGAAGGCACTATGCTTATGGAGGACAGTGATGGGAACTGTGAAGGGTCAAGCCTTGTCCCTGGGGAAGATGAGTACCCCATCTGTGTCCTGATGGAGAAGGCTGACCAGAGCCTTGCTAGCTTGCCTTCTGGGTTGCCCATAACCTGTCATCTCTGCCAAAAGACCTACAGTAACAAAGGGACCTTTAGGGCCCACTACAAAACTGTGCACCTCCGGCAGCTCCACAAATGCAAAGTACCAGGCTGCAACACCATGTTTTCGTCTGTTCGCAGTCGAAACAGACACAGCCAGAATCCCAACCTGCACAAAAGCCTGGCCTCATCTCCAAGTCACCTCCAGTAA
- the BNC1 gene encoding zinc finger protein basonuclin-1 isoform X1, with translation MRRRPPSRGGRGAARAGETRREPQHRSGRRMAEAISCTLNCSCQSFKPGKINHRQCDQCKHGWVAHALSKLRIPSMYPTSQVEIVQSNVVFDISSLMLYGTQAIPVRLKILLDRLFSVLKQDEVLQILHALDWTLQDYIRGYVLQDASGKVLDHWSIMTSEEEVATLQQFLRFGETKSIVELMAIQEKEEQSIIIPPSTANVDIRAFIESCSHRNSSLPTPVDKGNPSSIHPFENLISNMTFMLPFQFFNPLPPALIGSLPEQYMLEQGHDQSQDPRQEVHGPFPNSSFLTSSSTPFQVEKDQCLNCPDAITKKEDSTHLSDSRSYNIVTKFERTQLSPEAKVKPERNSLGTKKGRVFCTACEKTFYDKGTLKIHYNAVHLKIKHKCTIEGCNMVFSSLRSRNRHSANPNPRLHMPMNRNNRDKDLRNSLNLASSENYKCPGFTVTSPDCRPPPSYPGSGEDSKGQPAYPNIGQNGVLFPNLKTVQPVLPFYRSPATPAEVANTPGILPSLPLLSSSIPEQLVSNEMPFDALPKKKSRKSSMPIKIEKEAVEIANEKRHNLSSDEDMPLQVVSEDEREACSPQSHRVSEEQHVQSGSLGKPLPEGERPCHRESVIESSGAISRTPEQATHNSERETEQTPALIMVPREVEDGGHEHYFTPGMEPQVPFPDYMELQQRLLTGGLFSALSNRGMAFPCLEDSKELEHMGQHALARQIEENRFQCDICKKTFKNACSVKMHHKNMHVKEMHTCTVEGCNATFPSRRSRDRHSSNLNLHQKALSQETLESSEDHFRTAYLLKDVAKEAYQDVAFTQQASQTSVIFKGASRMGSLVYPITQVHSANLESYNSGPLSEGTILDLSTTSSMKSESSSHSSWDSDGVSEEGTMLMEDSDGNCEGSSLVPGEDEYPICVLMEKADQSLASLPSGLPITCHLCQKTYSNKGTFRAHYKTVHLRQLHKCKVPGCNTMFSSVRSRNRHSQNPNLHKSLASSPSHLQ, from the exons GCTATCAGCTGTACTCTGAACTGTAGTTGCCAAAGTTTCAAACCCGGGAAAATAAACCACCGTCAGTGTGACCAATGCAAGCATGGATGGGTGGCCCACG CTCTAAGTAAGCTCAGGATCCCCTCCATGTATCCAACAAGCCAGGTGGAGATTGTCCAGTCCAATGTGGTGTTTGATATTAGCAGCCTCATGCTCTATGGGACTCAGGCCATCCCCGTTCGCCTAAAAATCCTACTGGACCGGCTCTTCAGTGTGTTGAAGCAAGATGAGGTTCTCCAGATCCTCCATGCCTTGGACTGGACACTTCAGGATTACATCCGTGGATACGTGCTGCAG GATGCATCAGGAAAGGTGTTGGATCACTGGAGCATCATGACCAGTGAGGAAGAAGTGGCCACCTTGCAGCAGTTCCTTCGTTTTGGAGAGACTAAATCTATAGTTGAACTCATGGCAATtcaagagaaagaagagcaatCCATTATCATACCACCTTCCACAGCAAACGTAGATATCAGGGCTTTCATTGAGAGCTGCAGCCACAGGAATTCTAGCCTCCCCACTCCTGTGGACAAAGGAAACCCCAGCAGTATACACCCCTTTGAGAACCTCATAAGCAACATGACTTTCATGCTGCCTTTCCAGTTCTTcaaccctctgcctcctgcactGATAGGGTCACTGCCCGAACAATATATGTTGGAGCAGGGTCATGACCAAAGTCAGGACCCCAGACAGGAAGTCCATGGGCCCTTCCCTAACAGCAGCTTCTTAACTTCCAGTTCCACACCATTTCAGGTTGAAAAAGATCAGTGTTTAAACTGTCCAGATGCTATTACTAAAAAAGAAGACAGCACCCATTTAAGTGACTCCAGATCATATAACATTGTCACTAAGTTTGAAAGGACACAGTTATCCCCTGAGGCCAAAGTGAAGCCTGAGAGGAATAGCCTTGGTACAAAGAAGGGCCGAGTGTTCTGCACCGCATGTGAGAAGACGTTCTATGACAAAGGCACCCTCAAAATCCACTACAATGCCGTCCACCTGAAGATCAAGCATAAGTGCACCATCGAAGGGTGTAACATGGTGTTCAGCTCCCTAAGGAGCCGGAATCGCCATAGCGCCAACCCTAACCCTCGGCTGCACATGCCAATGAACAGAAATAACCGGGACAAAGACCTCAGGAACAGCCTGAACCTGGCCAGCTCTGAGAACTACAAGTGCCCAGGTTTCACAGTGACGTCCCCAGACTGTAGGCCTCCTCCCAGCTACCCTGGTTCAGGAGAGGATTCCAAAGGCCAGCCAGCCTACCCAAACATTGGGCAAAATGGTGTGCTTTTTCCCAACCTAAAGACAGTCCAGCCAGTCCTTCCTTTCTACCGCAGTCCAGCCACACCTGCCGAGGTAGCAAACACGCCTGGGATACTGCCTTCCCTCCCGCTGTTGTCCTCTTCAATCCCAGAACAGCTCGTTTCAAATGAAATGCCATTTGATGCCCTTCCCAAGAAGAAATCCAGGAAGTCCAGTATGCCTatcaaaatagagaaagaagctgtggAAATAGCTAATGAGAAAAGACATAACCTCAGCTCAGATGAAGACATGCCCCTACAGGTGGTCAGTGAAGATGAGCGGGAGGCCTGCAGTCCTCAGTCACACAGAGTATCTGAGGAGCAGCACGTACAGTCAGGAAGCTTAGGGAAGCCTCTCCCTGAAGGAGAGAGGCCCTGCCATCGTGAATCAGTGATTGAGTCCAGTGGAGCCATCAGCCGAACCCCTGAGCAGGCCACACACAATTCAGAGAGGGAGACTGAGCAGACACCAGCGTTGATCATGGTGCCAAGGGAGGTCGAGGATGGTGGCCATGAACACTACTTCACACCTGGGATGGAGCCCCAAGTTCCTTTTCCTGACTACATGGAACTGCAGCAGCGCCTGCTGACTGGGGGACTCTTCAGTGCTTTGTCCAACAGGGGAATGGCTTTTCCTTGTCTTGAAGATTCTAAAGAACTGGAGCACATGGGTCAACATGCATTAGCAAGGCAGATAGAAGAAAATCGCTTCCAGTGTGACATCTGCAAGAAGACCTTTAAAAATGCTTGCAGTGTGAAAATGCATCATAAGAATATGCATGTCAAAGAAATGCACACATGCACAGTGGAAGGCTGTAATGCTACCTTTCCCTCCCGCAGGAGCAGAGACAG GCACAGCTCAAACCTAAACCTCCACCAAAAAGCATTGAGCCAAGAAACATTGGAGAGCAGTGAAGATCATTTCCGTACAGCTTACCTTCTGAAAGATGTGGCTAAGGAAGCCTATCAGGATGTGGCTTTTACACAGCAAGCCTCCCAGACATCTGTCATCTTCAAAGGAGCAAGTCGAATGGGCAGTCTGGTTTACCCAATAACCCAAGTCCACAGTGCCAACCTGGAGAGCTACAACTCTGGCCCCTTGAGCGAGGGCACCATCCTGGATTTGAGCACTACGTCAAGCATGAAGTCAGAGAGTAGCAGCCATTCTTCCTGGGACTCTGACGGGGTGAGTGAGGAAGGCACTATGCTTATGGAGGACAGTGATGGGAACTGTGAAGGGTCAAGCCTTGTCCCTGGGGAAGATGAGTACCCCATCTGTGTCCTGATGGAGAAGGCTGACCAGAGCCTTGCTAGCTTGCCTTCTGGGTTGCCCATAACCTGTCATCTCTGCCAAAAGACCTACAGTAACAAAGGGACCTTTAGGGCCCACTACAAAACTGTGCACCTCCGGCAGCTCCACAAATGCAAAGTACCAGGCTGCAACACCATGTTTTCGTCTGTTCGCAGTCGAAACAGACACAGCCAGAATCCCAACCTGCACAAAAGCCTGGCCTCATCTCCAAGTCACCTCCAGTAA